GATGGACGACGCGGAGCTCGAGGCGCCGCCTGACCGCGTCTGGGCCCGCATCGCCGAGGAGCTTCGGCTGGGCGGCGACGTCACCTCCGACGCCGTCCCTTCGGTGGGCGCTGCCTCGCCCGCGCCCGCCTCGCCGGTGCCCGCGCAGACGATGACGGATGCCACGCCCCCGGCCGAGGCATCCGTCTCCTCCTCCTCTGCGCGGCCCCGCCGAGGCCGTTGGTCGCAGCGGGCATGGTGGGCGCTCGCAGCATCCGTCGCCCTCGTCCTCGTGATCGGCGGGGGAGTGTGGGTCGGCCTCGGGTCGCTCGCGCCGACCTCGATCGCATCGGCGTCGCTCGAGGCGTTCCCCGACCACCCGAAGGCCGTCGGAACGGCCGAGGTCGACGAGTCCAGGGACGGATCGCGCACGCTCACGGTCACGCTGGACGGGGCCGCCTCCTCGGGCGAATACCGCGAGGTGTGGCTCATCCGCAACGACGGCGGAGCGCTCATCAGCCTCGGGGTGCTCGACGGGAAGAAGGGCTCGTTCCCGATCCCGGAGGGCGTGGACCTCTCGGAGTACGACCTCGTCGACATCTCGTTCGAGCCCGTCGACGGTGACCCGGCGCACTCGGGCGACTCGATCGTGCGCGGTCAGCTGTCTTTCGCCTGAGGGCGGCGTTCAGCGGCGCCACAGGGGCGCGTGAGAATATGGACGGGTTTCTGACGAGAATCTGAGTACTCGTCCCTCAGGTCGAAGCCGACACCCGCCGTTGAACGACGGCGGGCGTGCGTGGGCTTGAGGGCGTGATCCACCCCGAGAGGACCCGAGTGAGCGAGACGACCAAGCCTGAGCGCGGCCGTCGCACGGTGGCCCGCCACGGCGCGCTGAAGTCGCCGCATCCGTTCGCGCAGATCATGAAGATCCTCGGGATCGTGATCGCCGTCGCGCTTGTCTCGGGAGCCGGCGTCGCGGCCTACGCCGCGATCGACATCACGTCGAACTTCACGAAGGACGCCGTCGAGCTCGAGGGCCAGGCGTCCGTTCCGCCCGACATCGGCGCGATCGAGGGCGGCGTCAACCTCTTCCTGGCGGGGACGGATGCCTGTGAAGAGGCGTACGCGCAGTACTTCGGCGATCGCTGCACGGGCAAGGACGCCGAGGGCGAACTGAACGACGTCAACATGCTCGTCCACATCTCGGACAACCCGCGTCGCGTCACGGTCATCTCGTTCCCGCGCGACCTGATGGTGCCGATCCCCTCCTGCACGAAGGAGGACGGGTCGACGACGTCTGCGATGAGCAAGCAGATGCTCAACTCGGCCTACATGTACGGCGGACTGGGATGCGTCGTCAAGACGGTCTCGCAGCTCACCGGGCTCGAGATCCAGTACGCCGCGAAGATCACGTGGGGCGGCGTCATCGAGGTGACGAACGCCGTCGGCGGCGTGGACGTGTGCCTCGCGAACGGCATCAAGGACCCGTACACCGGAATCAACTGGCCGGCGGGCACGCGGAACATCCAGGGGATCGAGGCACTGCAGTTCCTCCGCACGCGCCACGGCGTCGGCAACGGCGGTGACCTCGGCCGCATCTCCAACCAGCAGCAGTACATGTCCCGCCTCGCCCGCAAGCTCGTCAGCGAAGAGGTGCTCTCGAACCCGGCGACGCTCTACAAGCTCGCGACGACGGCGGTCGACAACATCACGCCTTCGCAGAGCCTCACGAACCCGCTGACGCTCGTGCAGATCGCGCTCGCGGTGAAGAACGTGCCGTTCGACGAGATCGTCTTCATCCAGTACCCCGTGAACGACGATCCGGCCGACGAGAACCGCGTCGTGCCGAACAAGTCAGCGGCCGATGCGCTGTGGGCGGCCCTTGCGGCGAACCAGCCCATCCAGCTGACCGGAGACGTCAGCCAGGGCGATGGCGTCGTTGTCGTCCAGCCGACGGATCCCGCCACCGAGCCGACGACGCCGGTGGAGCCCGCGCCCGAAGCCTCGGCGACGCCGGGTGAGACGCCCGCGCCGACCGAGACCGCGGTCGAGCTCCCGTCGACGATCGCCGGTCAGACTGCCGCGCAGGAGACCTGCTCGAACGGCAACGTCAAGAGCCGCTGAGGCTCGACCCCCCGAAGGAGTCGAGCCTCGAAGCCGGGGTTATCCGCCTTGCGTTCGGCGGGTCACTCCTCGTAGCCGAGGCCCACGCGGTCGACCCGTCGGTGGTAGCGCATGCCCGTGATTCCTCCGAGCAGCGCCCCGACGAGGGTGACGACGGCGGCGCCGACAGCGGTCAGGATGCCGGTGAGCGTGAGCTGATCGGACGTGACGGGGATGCGGGGGAAGCTGT
This genomic interval from Microbacterium sp. 4R-513 contains the following:
- a CDS encoding anti-sigma factor — its product is MSHLDPEQLALIALGEPVASAAEREHLASCDVCAADVAEMSHAAVVARSTMDDAELEAPPDRVWARIAEELRLGGDVTSDAVPSVGAASPAPASPVPAQTMTDATPPAEASVSSSSARPRRGRWSQRAWWALAASVALVLVIGGGVWVGLGSLAPTSIASASLEAFPDHPKAVGTAEVDESRDGSRTLTVTLDGAASSGEYREVWLIRNDGGALISLGVLDGKKGSFPIPEGVDLSEYDLVDISFEPVDGDPAHSGDSIVRGQLSFA
- a CDS encoding LCP family protein, with product MSETTKPERGRRTVARHGALKSPHPFAQIMKILGIVIAVALVSGAGVAAYAAIDITSNFTKDAVELEGQASVPPDIGAIEGGVNLFLAGTDACEEAYAQYFGDRCTGKDAEGELNDVNMLVHISDNPRRVTVISFPRDLMVPIPSCTKEDGSTTSAMSKQMLNSAYMYGGLGCVVKTVSQLTGLEIQYAAKITWGGVIEVTNAVGGVDVCLANGIKDPYTGINWPAGTRNIQGIEALQFLRTRHGVGNGGDLGRISNQQQYMSRLARKLVSEEVLSNPATLYKLATTAVDNITPSQSLTNPLTLVQIALAVKNVPFDEIVFIQYPVNDDPADENRVVPNKSAADALWAALAANQPIQLTGDVSQGDGVVVVQPTDPATEPTTPVEPAPEASATPGETPAPTETAVELPSTIAGQTAAQETCSNGNVKSR